Genomic DNA from Theobroma cacao cultivar B97-61/B2 chromosome 3, Criollo_cocoa_genome_V2, whole genome shotgun sequence:
CAGTTTTACAGTGGGCAAGCTTGGATGATTGCAGCGGAGGAGCAGCTGCTTGTGGCTGGAGATATGATCACTATACACCTTGTATGTGGGTGTCTAGGAGTAGAAAATCAAGAGGCTGTGACATATACAGTGCAAGACCGTGATACCTTGTTACAGATTGCAGAACTTCTGTCAGCAAATCTTAGTGAAATTGAGAATCTAAATCGAAACTTGATTCGAAATCCAAATTTTATAGATATTGGATGGGTTTTGTTTGTACCAATCGGgaagagaaaaattcaagCACCCAAAGCAGGTAAAGCTGTCCATCATACTAAAAGCTGAATAGTTCTTAATGGGATTGTCTTAAAATAACATCTAGCCCTTTTTTATACCTGTAAGCTgtgttctttttgttttttctaatTTCCAAATCTTCTGCCTTAAGTTCTGCGAGAAAGACTCAGGTGATTGGAACTACATATTAAATCTACTAGCTTGGTTCGTCTGTTTACGATGATGGTATAGTCAACAAATCATTCATACAAAAATTTCAACCTGCCCTGAGGGATATACATAGGCAAATTCTCTTCTGAAGTGCAAGCAATCTGACATTGTTTTCTCATTCTCAAGCCAGGAAAAAGGCACAATTTACCAATAATCATTGGCACAATCTTGGTTGTGACATTACTTTCAATGAGCATGCTGGTTCTATTCCTTATCAGAAGAAACAGAAACCATAGAAAAAACAGAGATCTAGAAGCTGTCAACAAAAGTCCTAGTGCCAAAAAGAGTTCTTCGCAAAACCAACTCCTTCAGGACAAGTATATGGAAGGTGAGATTACCTTTCAAACATGCCTGCAGAAAAATTCTTATGGCAAGTTCTAGGAATGCTTTAAATTTCCGATAAAGGTCTGGCTGATTGACAAAAACATTTTAGGAAACATTAAGAGACTTCGAACAATCTGAGTCTGATATGGCAAGATTGGTTGGTGCAGGTGTGGCATCCATTGAGTCTGAAAGACCTGTTACTTATAGTCTGGAGGAGATCAATGAGGCTACAAATAACTTTGATGAAAGCAGGAAGATTGGACAAGGTGGATATGGCACTGTATACATTGGTGTACTAAAAGAACAGGTATGATAAATCTAGTTATAACTTCCAAGTCGAATTTTTATAATCATGTTTATAATGTACTCAAGCtaagcttatatatatatgattctAGCAGAAGTCTGACTGTGAAATCTGAATCACAGGAAGTTGcaattaagaaaatgaaatttagcCAGTCAAAGGAATTTTTTGCAGAGCTCAAAGTGTTATGCAAGATACATCACATTAATGTGGTATGAAATTCTCCCAACTAAGGATATTAAGATATATGCATGACATTTTGTTCACCCCCACCCCTTTCCTAAGAGAAAAAGGGTAGTTTTGCTGGACAAATCTTTTTCCTTCAGGTGGAGCTGCTGGGATATGCAAGAGGGGACAATCATCTCTAtctgatatatgagtatatacAAAATGGATCTCTTAATGATCACCTTCATGATCCAGTCCTGAAAGGTATTTGTTTATGTGAAGAATGCTGGTACGACAATAGGaatatttagaaaatattCTGACACTAGCAGGTATCAGGTCACTTGCCGCTTTCTTGGACTGCAAGAGCAAATGTAGCACTTGATGCTGCAAGGGGGATTGAATACATTCATGATCATACGAAGACACGCTACGTGCACCGCGATATAAAAACAAGTAACATTCTGCTTGATCAGAGACTGGAAGCAAAGGTACTCTAAAGGCCTTCAAAATGTTGTGTCATACATATTATTATCTGATATTATTGCAACTCTAAAAGCACTTCATACAGGTTGCAGATTTTGGACTAGCAAGGCTAGTAGAGAGGTCAAACGAAGAAGATGTTGTAGCAACATGCTTGGTTGGAACACCAGGTTATATAGCTCCTGAGTAAGTTTTATGTTCTTAAACAATGGAAAAAGTGCATCAGTCGGAATCTTTTTCATAGTGATTGACTCCATTTTAGTTTTCCATGGTATATTCGTTTGTAACCTTAATTTAGTCTTAACATCTCATTGCTTTCCACCAAGATGTGCACGCGAGCTACAAATGACATCCAAAACTGATGTTTTTGCATTTGGAGTTGTCCTGGCGGAGCTTGTAACAGGTCAGCGGGCATTGATTCGTAACAATCAGGAACCAAACAAGATGAAATCGTTAGTCTCAGTTGTAAGTAGccaattgatgatgattttgacacATTGTTGCCAGATGGGCACTTGATTACAAATTCCTGTATTGAAATCTCCTCACTGCCTGTAATATTACCAGGTTCTCATAATAGAAAGAATTGAAGTAATAGGaattttctctaaaatattgatgatatgATCTCATGTTTGCTTCCCAATTCCCACCAATCAGCTTGATAACTTTGTTCTTGATGCAGGAGCGTTTAggattatattttatttaatttaatttttgttaattttagttgatttagaaattataagtatattaaaattctttttttacgTGTATTAGGATTTTAAGTTAGTCATGTTCTATTTAAAAATAGAAcacctattttatttaaatttttattaattattctaattgtattaGATAACTAGGAGTAGAGTTTTATTAGGATTTGAgcctataatactataaataggacCCTTAGGCTTAGTTATGAGACATTCAGATTtgagagttaataaataatatttttttaagcaGGAGTGCTTATTTCTCTAGGCTCTTTTTAAAGAGTAAGAGGTTTTAGTATATTTGGCCTAGCCAACCAAAGTGAGATTTTGGCTGtttttcaccttagtggggtttttCAATCTTGCCAAAATTGGTGATTCACTTTAGTGGAGTGTTCAACCTTACCACGATTGATGTTTTTTATAATGTACAGGTATCTTTACAACGCCCCGACATCAATCCTctaattatgttatttttgaTTCTATGGCCAACATATCAATCAGATATACACAATATTTCAAGTTACAGACAAGGAGAGTGCTTTGGTAGCTAACATAGATGCTAACCTCAGAGGCAGCTATCCCATGGAAGAAGTGTACAAGGTTAATATACCCTACATGTTTATGATCTTCTATCGATGATAGAAAGACAAAACATTGATCTTTTTAACTAAGAATAAACTCCATTTACACCCTGTGAATAACTTCTGTTCTTAGCTCTGTTTAATTAATGCTTACTGATATCTAAATATTTATGGTACTGATTTCTAGTTTTTCCACAAATTTGCTGCAGATGACAGAATTATCCAGACAGTGTTTAAACGAAGATGCAATGAATCGACCTGCAATGAGAGAAGTAGTTCAGAAACTTTCCCAAATCTTGACATCCTCCATAGAATGAGAAGCGGCATTAAGGGGAAACAATTGTGTCTTCAGCCAGATGCTTAAAGGAAGATGAATTGTTTCTTTCAGGAAATTGTTAGATATTCTATATACACCTTTCTTGTACAAAAAGTTACTTCCTGTTAGCTTTTCTGATTCCGCCATTCGTGCCGTCCGTAGCATGTACCTTTTGCTaacaaaacaagtttgaaagtGAATTCGCAATTATAAATTATGCTTTTGTAGTACGAGGATCGACGCTGCGAGAATCATCATAGcactaaataaatcaaaatattttaatccaTTTTTGACTATCAAACGTCTGATTACAAGTATATGAACTCGAAATAACTTGAATCCGAATAACTTGAATGATAACTGAATCCAAGAATATCACGAATTCAAAATCACCCGACCGAAACCCGACCCGGCCTTTTACTCCCTCTAAATTGGATATACTACTGTAAAAAGAATAATGGGCTATCGTAAGCCCATATTACTTGTTAGTGGGCTTCAACATGGCCCAACAACGTTCAACCTACGCTGGAAAAGACAAGACATTTGTCTCACACTGGAACGAGATTCCACAGGCTCGACTTTGAATTTCCTTCACCAACTTGAAAGCAACATTCATTTCCTTTGAACGGCGAAGGGATCCAATCCAGAATTCCTAGTATTtcactttcttctttaattaatcaacaaGTTGATTCTCATCTTCAGCCTCTCTCTGCTCACCTGATCCACCTACGAATGGCTGGCGCCGCCTCGGCGCTCTTCCTTCTCGATATCAAAGGCCGCGTCTTGATTTGGCGCGATTACCGTGGCGACGTCCCCGCCGCCGAAGCCGAGCGTTTCTTCACCAAGCTCATCGAAAAGCAGGTACTtgttttaaaaagaattttcaTCCTATTTAATACTAAAATTCAATTTCGTAGCTCCGATTGATTGATGATGATCTGTAGCtcaattcttttttaatttttgtcgttaaattcaaaacattttgtgagattaaataattttcttttttttttgtttacttgATCTTCGTCAGGGTGGTGATCCACAGTCTCAGGATCCCGTGGTCTATGACAATGGTGTAACCTATCTGTTCATACAACATAGCAATGTTTACTTGTTGACGGCTTCCAGGCAGAACTGTAATGCCGCCAGCCTCCTTCTATTTTTGCACCGTATCGTTGATGTATGAACTCGAAATTTTTTTGATCTTTAAAAGTAGTCTTAATTTCGCGATAAAATGTTGTTCTGGTGGTTGAATTTAGTTTAATTGTTTGTGGTATACTATATGTTTCTGTATGCAGGTTTTTAAGCATTATTTCGAAGAGTTAGAAGAAGAATCTTTGAGGGATAATTTTGTGGTGGTGGTAAGATGATGGATAGGATTTTTTGTTAATGAAAAGAACAATGTCTTTGACTAAATGCTTACCGGCTGTGCTGAgatgttcttttttttcttttggttagTATGAGTTGCTCGATGAAATGATGGACTTTGGTTTCCCTCAGTACACAGAAGCTAAGATTCTTAGTGAATTTATCAAGACTGATGCTTATAGGATGGAAGTTACGCAGCGGCCTCCCATGGCGGTGACAAATGCGGTCTCTTGGCGGAGTGAAGGGATACGgtataagaaaaatgaagtaGGTTGGCCTTTtgtgtattttttttgttattaataGATATGCTGGCTACTCTACTGTGTTTTACAAAGATAATTTCTGTGTTTAATTAGGTGTTCTTGGATGTGGTGGAAAGTGTCAATATACTTGTCAACAGCAATGGGCAAATAATACGATCAGATGTTGTTGGGGCATTGAAAATGAGAACATATTTGAGGTGTGTGACTTATCTTCTTCCATGTTACTCAGCTAAAGGTTTTATGGATATGCACACTGTGGTATGGTCAATTGAGTTTGGATTGTCCCCGCATGTCTTGTTGACTAAATGGCAAGTCCAAATCTGTCGatttaatttatcataaatgAAAGAAGGCTTTAGTTTTTTGTGAGTCCTAACCAGCTATACTTTCTTCCACCGTAAATAATGCCTGTGTCCAGTTTCTAGAAAGAGAATCTGCTTGCTTGGAAATTCTTTTTTCCCAGTGGACATTGAAGAAATAGTGGGACAAAAGAATtgcttttaaaagaaatttgagtTCTTTTATACCTTAATATAAGTCTGTGAAGGTTAAGGGCATAGAGCAAAACTAGAGGggcaaacttttttttttaacacttGCTAAAGAAATATTTCTCTCATCTTATGTTATGTCTGAAGCTGAACTTCCTAGAATGTGGTGTTCCCATATATTTTTAGAAGCTAGTGTATCTGTTTTTAAAATACTTCACCTCTTAGTGGAAAGGTCCAACTAATCATACTTTTTGTTGCAGTGGTATGCCTGAATGTAAGCTTGGCCTAAACGATAGAGTGCTATTGGAGGCTCAAGGTCGGGCAACAAAAGGGAAAGCCATTGATCTGGATGATATCAAATTTCATCAGTATGTGCTCTTTGTGTTGctagtttctttttcttttttttttaaaaggggGGTATGGGGGTGGGCTTGGGGTAGGTGGGTTTACTAGAGTTTTCTGCTTcttttaaatagaaatatgcttcttttaaataaaaatgtgcTTATTTTGTGGCTTAGAAGGATGATTCCATATATTTATGATAGGTGTGTACGTTTGGCTCGTTTTGAGAATGATCGGACGATATCTTTTATTCCCCCTGATGGATCTTTTGATCTGATGACATACAGGTTAAGTACTCAGGTGCATCTCGTGTCTCATTCACTGTGCATGTTTATCCCCTTTGATGGTTCACATCAGTTGAACTGCAATTTTGATATCCATTTTGTTTCACTTTTTCTCAAGTTTAAAACACCTAAGATCAACTTTTATGAGGTTTCAGGTGAAACCTCTCATTTGGGTGGAAGCTCAAGTTGAAAAACATTCTAGAAGTCGGATTGAGATCATGGTAAAAGCTCGCAGTCAATTCAAGGAGCGCAGGTAATTGACTTGTGTTGGAATCTGGATAACAATGATTACTCCCATTTCTATCCATctagattttatgaaaattcctttaAAATGAGGGGACATCCTCATCTTTTACTTGTGCCAGTACATTATAATAAGTGGATTTAGGTGTTGTAGAAAACAATTTGAAAGTGCATTATGTTTTTAGTGGACATGGAGTGATTCCTTAGATTAGGTGTTGTAGAAAACAAAGCTACTTGATTTTGTTTAGATTTGATAGAGTTCATTTTGAAagaccattgtcaaatatgcTGAATTTAATTGTTGGTCACTCCCTTTGTTTAGTACGGCAACAAACGTTGAAATTGAGTTGCCTGTACCAGCTGATGCTACAAATCTTAATACCCGGACATCAATGGGATCAGCTAGATATGCCCCTGAGAATGATGCTTTGgtgtggaaaatcaaatcTTTTCCTGGTAACAAGGTAAGACTTGGCCCAAATTTGCATGTGTAGTTAATTCCAGGGAATAAGATGTTGTACCTTAATTATATGCTTCTGAAGTGGCTCCAACTACTTCCTTTTGGACCATGTTGTTGAATGAACTATGTAGGAGTATATGCTGAGGGCAGAATTTCGTCTTCCTAGTATAACTGCGGAAGAAGCTGCTCCAGAGAGAAAGGCACCTGTCCGCGTAAAGTTTGAGATACCATATTTTACAGTCTCAGGGATTCAGGTATGGTTTGATGTCACTGTGCCCTCTAGGATTCTATAGTGTTTTTCATTAGCCTTGTTACTTTGATACTAGCTGTGAAGCTAAAATAGGGGTAATATTCTGATTGATCTATGCACATATTTATTTGTCTGCCTATGCATGGgtttcatttctcttttagTTAAGGATCAAATTTCTTAGTTAAAATCAAAGGAAGGACAAATTAATGCATACCAACAAAAGTTGAAGGGAGCTACTTGGGTTCCTCATCTTTTTCGAGTCAGCACCACTCAGAATAAACATAACAATGAGAAATGGCAAAGGATAACAGTCAGGGCTGTTGCTCCAATTGACTTTTCTAAGGAATCCGGATTTTTGCTTGGAGggatgaagaagatgaaaaatctCAGTAGTTTATTCTGTTCTGAAGAATTATCATGGCAACATGTTCCATGGATTAACATTTCGACTTTTGTTTGCAAATGACAGATAGAGGGATTATAACTAATTTATATTGTGACTTTATTCTTGAAACAAAGGATCAAATTTCTTACTAAGAAAAGTTTTCCCGATacttaaaaggaaaatgagaagCATATCTAATCATGTTGCCTTGGACATTGTTCCTTTCAGGTTCGCTACCtgaaaatcattgaaaaaagcGGGTATCAGGCTCTTCCATGGGTGAGATACATTACAATGGCAGGTGAATATGAATTACGACTGATGTAAAGATCCATGAAAtgtattatttcttttcctaatTACGTAAATAGAGCATATGGCTAGCCAAGGTTGTTCCTTTGGGAAGTTTCTTCCCATAATTTTGATATCTTCAGAAAAGGTGTCCGCTCGTCTGTGTTTTCCCAACAATTTTGCTATAATTATCGATTGAATGTGGTCATTTATATGTAAGGGCACAAAAATAGTCTGCTTGAGTTTGTTTCATTGATGTTTCTTTTGGGGGGGAGAATTAATAACCATTGCTTGTGAAACTGTAGAGCAgggaatttcaatttgactgtAAAAGGGAATGTTCATGCTTCACATTGTTG
This window encodes:
- the LOC18604005 gene encoding AP-1 complex subunit mu-2 isoform X1, encoding MAGAASALFLLDIKGRVLIWRDYRGDVPAAEAERFFTKLIEKQGGDPQSQDPVVYDNGVTYLFIQHSNVYLLTASRQNCNAASLLLFLHRIVDVFKHYFEELEEESLRDNFVVVYELLDEMMDFGFPQYTEAKILSEFIKTDAYRMEVTQRPPMAVTNAVSWRSEGIRYKKNEVFLDVVESVNILVNSNGQIIRSDVVGALKMRTYLSGMPECKLGLNDRVLLEAQGRATKGKAIDLDDIKFHQCVRLARFENDRTISFIPPDGSFDLMTYRLSTQVKPLIWVEAQVEKHSRSRIEIMVKARSQFKERSTATNVEIELPVPADATNLNTRTSMGSARYAPENDALVWKIKSFPGNKEYMLRAEFRLPSITAEEAAPERKAPVRVKFEIPYFTVSGIQVRYLKIIEKSGYQALPWVRYITMAGEYELRLM
- the LOC18604005 gene encoding AP-1 complex subunit mu-2 isoform X2, with the translated sequence MAGAASALFLLDIKGRVLIWRDYRGDVPAAEAERFFTKLIEKQGGDPQSQDPVVYDNGVTYLFIQHSNVYLLTASRQNCNAASLLLFLHRIVDVFKHYFEELEEESLRDNFVVVYELLDEMMDFGFPQYTEAKILSEFIKTDAYRMEVTQRPPMAVTNAVSWRSEGIRYKKNEVFLDVVESVNILVNSNGQIIRSDVVGALKMRTYLSGMPECKLGLNDRVLLEAQGRATKGKAIDLDDIKFHQCVRLARFENDRTISFIPPDGSFDLMTYRLSTQVKPLIWVEAQVEKHSRSRIEIMVKARSQFKERSTATNVEIELPVPADATNLNTRTSMGSARYAPENDALVWKIKSFPGNKWLQLLPFGPCC